One Gossypium hirsutum isolate 1008001.06 chromosome A11, Gossypium_hirsutum_v2.1, whole genome shotgun sequence genomic window carries:
- the LOC107905368 gene encoding elongation of fatty acids protein 3-like: protein MTAAVTYYLSQHPSIVTFRWSHTQSWGSTWSFLVISIAVYLALSSLLHLILSLFVNRGSRPAPLAPVQALHSLIMSIISAVIFAGILFSAAAEINETRWFWRRSKTPFQWLLCFPLGTRPSGRVFFWSYIFYLSRFLHMLRTFFVIFQNRKLTVFHLFNNSVLTIMSFLWLEFSQSFQVLAILFTTLVYSAAYGYRFWTEIGLPRACFPFVLNCQIVLLSCNVVCHVGVLMLHIMKGGCNGIGAWVLNSVLNGISLLLFLKFHVQSRKQAPVKEIVKLL, encoded by the coding sequence ATGACCGCCGCAGTGACCTACTACCTCTCCCAACACCCTTCCATTGTCACCTTCCGTTGGAGCCACACACAATCATGGGGCTCCACCTGGTCATTCCTAGTCATCTCCATTGCTGTTTACCTCGCCCTCTCTTCCCTCCTCCACCTCATATTATCCCTCTTCGTCAACCGTGGCAGCAGGCCGGCCCCACTCGCTCCAGTCCAGGCTCTTCACAGCCTAATCATGTCCATCATCTCCGCTGTCATCTTCGCCGGAATCCTCTTCTCCGCCGCCGCGGAAATCAACGAAACCAGATGGTTCTGGCGCCGTTCCAAAACCCCATTCCAATGGCTCCTTTGTTTCCCACTCGGGACCCGTCCCTCGGGCCGCGTCTTCTTCTGGTCCTACATTTTCTACCTCTCTCGCTTCCTCCACATGCTCCGTACATTCTTCGTAATCTTCCAAAATCGGAAGTTAACCGTTTTCCACCTTTTCAACAACTCCGTATTGACAATCATGTCATTTCTTTGGCTAGAGTTTTCACAGTCGTTTCAGGTGTTGGCGATCCTGTTTACCACCCTGGTTTACTCCGCGGCTTATGGATATAGATTCTGGACGGAAATAGGGTTACCGAGAGCTTGCTTTCCATTCGTTTTAAATTGTCAAATTGTGTTGTTAAGCTGCAACGTGGTTTGCCATGTTGGGGTTTTGATGTTGCACATCATGAAAGGTGGATGCAATGGAATTGGAGCCTGGGTCTTGAACTCCGTCTTGAATGGGATTAGTTTGCTACTGTTTTTGAAGTTCCATGTTCAAAGTAGGAAACAAGCTCCGGTTAAGGAAATTGTCAAACTTCTATAA